The genomic interval TGTCCCTCTCTTGACGCTGGAACTGAAAAAACTTTTTTGAAAATAGCAAGACCTCATCCTGAAATTAAATTTGAGGATATAAAAGAAGGTCTTTTAAAAATGAGAGAAGTTTTTAAAAAAAGATTTGAACTTGAAATTATGTATATTGAAAACTTAAACGATACAGAGGAGGATATAAAAGGACTAAATGAGTTTGTTAAAAAATTAAACCCTGATAAAATTTATATTAATACCCCTGTAAGACCACCAGCTGAGAAATGGGTCAAATTACCACCCTATGAAAAGGCTTTAGAATTTGCTAAAAAAATAAGTTTTAAAGCAGAGGTAATATATCTTCCACCTGAAAGAAAAAAGGAAAAATTGATGAGTTTTGAAGATATTTTAGAATCCATAAAAAGAAGACCCTATGAATTTAATGAGATTAAAAAATTAACTGGTTTAGAGGAAGAAGAGCTCAAAAATAAACTCTATTCTGAAATTAAAAAAGGTAATTTAAAAGTAGAAAGAATAAAAGAGAGAGAATTTTACTATTTTAGAAAATGAATTAGGTTTTTATTCAGGTAAAATTACTTTTGGTTCCTCAATTTCTTTAAAAGTAAAATATGCGTCTCTTCCAAGGTAAAAAGCAGGTTTAAAGTTTTTTAAATCAGGAAGACCATTTTCATCAAAAGTTCCCTCTTTTTCATGGACTTCAACAATTTCTCCTATGAAGAGAATATGATCCCCTGTAATTACCTGTCTTGTTTTAATACATTCATAGGAAGCATAGGCTTTTTTCAAAAAGGGGGAAGAAATTTTTGAAGACTCTTCAAGTTCAATATTAAACTCCTTAATTTTATCTCTTGATTTTCCACTTATTCTACCCATTATTGCATATATTTTAGCATTTTTAAAATCAACAAAATTAACTGTAAAATCTTTTGCTTTTACGAGAAGTTCATAGGTAAATCTTTTCGGTGATACAAGAACTCCATAAAGAGGAGGATTAAAGGAAAGAGGTGAGTGCCAAGCTACTGACATACCATTTATCCTCTCATTATATTTTACTATTATTATACAAGGTATTATAGGATAAGAATGATATAAGTGTTTTATTGCCATACTATTTTTATAAATAAAATAGATATCAAATTTCAACTTTTAAATAAAAATGATTTATAATATAAGTATGAAGGTTATTTTTTTCTTTTTGCTTTTAAATATTCAGGAAATAGATAAAAAAGAAATTATAAAGAGACTGGAAAAAATTGAAAAAATTGCCTATTCTCTTCCTTCGCAAAAAAAGGATTCAATAAATATTCTTATTGAGGAAATAAAAAGAATTCTTTACCCTGAAGAATTAAAAGGAGAACTTACAGAAAATGAACTTTCTAATATAATAGAAGAAATAAATAAAAATCCTGTTGTTGAAGATGCATTAAAAATACTTGAGAAAAAAACAAAAAATAGAAACCTTACTGTAAATCAGGCAAAAAAAATTTTAAATGAATTTCATTTTAAAGAAGATAAAATAAAAGTATTCAATATATTAAAGGAAAAAATTATTGATAAGGAAAATTTAAAAATCCTTGAAGGGGAAATAAAATGAAGGCTTTAATTTTAAGTGGCGGAAGGGGAACAAGATTAAGACCTCTTACCCATACATCAGCAAAACAGCTGATACCTGTTGGTGGTAAACCCATACTTTTCTATGGTATTGAGGCAATTAAAAAGGCTGGTATTGAGGATATAGGAATTGTTATAGGAGAAACCGGTGAAGAGATTAAAAATGCAGTAGGAGACGGAAGTAAATTTGGAGTAAAGATCACCTACATTTTTCAACCAGAACCACTTGGTTTAGCACACGCTGTAAAAATTTCAAGAAATTTTCTGGGTGATGAAAAATTTATAATGTTTCTTGGCGATAACCTTATAAAGGATGACCTAAAGAAATTCCGTGAATATTTTGAAAAAAATAACACTAACTCACTTGTTCTTCTCTCAAAAGTACCCAATCCCCAGGATTTTGGAGTTGCAGAGCTCAGGGATGGAAAACTTATAAAACTTGTTGAAAAACCCAAAAAACCACCTTCTGACCTTGCCCTTGTTGGAGTTTATTTTTTTGATAAAAACATTTTTAAAGCCTGTGAGGAAATAAAACCCTCATGGAGAAATGAACTGGAAATAACAGATGCCATTCAATGGCTCATTGATCACAAATTAAAGGTAGATGCTCTTTTAATAAAGGGATGGTGGAAAGATACAGGAAAACCTGAAGATTTAATTGAAGCAAATAGGTTTGTTCTTGAGGATATGGAACCTGATAT from candidate division WOR-3 bacterium carries:
- a CDS encoding radical SAM protein, translated to MKFKYIYGPVNSRRLGKSLGIDLLPLKTCNFNCVFCQLGKTEKLVNKRKEYVPFDEVIEEIKEGVKKFSPEVLTFSGSGEPLLYSRIGEMIDKLKVLFPGIKLALLTHSPFLNNKKIREEILNIDIFCPSLDAGTEKTFLKIARPHPEIKFEDIKEGLLKMREVFKKRFELEIMYIENLNDTEEDIKGLNEFVKKLNPDKIYINTPVRPPAEKWVKLPPYEKALEFAKKISFKAEVIYLPPERKKEKLMSFEDILESIKRRPYEFNEIKKLTGLEEEELKNKLYSEIKKGNLKVERIKEREFYYFRK
- a CDS encoding flavin reductase family protein yields the protein MAIKHLYHSYPIIPCIIIVKYNERINGMSVAWHSPLSFNPPLYGVLVSPKRFTYELLVKAKDFTVNFVDFKNAKIYAIMGRISGKSRDKIKEFNIELEESSKISSPFLKKAYASYECIKTRQVITGDHILFIGEIVEVHEKEGTFDENGLPDLKNFKPAFYLGRDAYFTFKEIEEPKVILPE
- a CDS encoding DUF4476 domain-containing protein — translated: MKVIFFFLLLNIQEIDKKEIIKRLEKIEKIAYSLPSQKKDSINILIEEIKRILYPEELKGELTENELSNIIEEINKNPVVEDALKILEKKTKNRNLTVNQAKKILNEFHFKEDKIKVFNILKEKIIDKENLKILEGEIK
- a CDS encoding glucose-1-phosphate thymidylyltransferase, yielding MKALILSGGRGTRLRPLTHTSAKQLIPVGGKPILFYGIEAIKKAGIEDIGIVIGETGEEIKNAVGDGSKFGVKITYIFQPEPLGLAHAVKISRNFLGDEKFIMFLGDNLIKDDLKKFREYFEKNNTNSLVLLSKVPNPQDFGVAELRDGKLIKLVEKPKKPPSDLALVGVYFFDKNIFKACEEIKPSWRNELEITDAIQWLIDHKLKVDALLIKGWWKDTGKPEDLIEANRFVLEDMEPDIKGEIIDSKIIGRVKLEEETKIIESTIRGPVVIKRGTKIIKSYIGPFTSIQENCYIENTEIEDSIIMEKSEIKEVKGRIEMSIIGKEVKIFQDHSRPRIHRFILGDHSDVRLVE